Proteins encoded within one genomic window of Ctenopharyngodon idella isolate HZGC_01 chromosome 6, HZGC01, whole genome shotgun sequence:
- the aamp gene encoding angio-associated migratory cell protein produces the protein MMDNPEEDSLQLHQDEEIIEVIDLNDTEQTAEDLAEELEDVDFADAGNADDDGWETEDEMESEQDDSELTFSKHTGSVFCVSLDPVTNSLAVTGGEDDRAFVWSVSDGDVLFECTGHKDSVTCAAFSCDSKLVASGDMSGLIKVWKVEKKEEIWSFEVGDLEWLEWHPCAPVLLAGTADGNVWMWKIPSGECKTFQGPNCQSTSGKILPDGKRVIVGYEDGSLRLWDLKQGNTIYVIKGHDGHQGPLTSLACNKEGTLVLTGSVDGQAKLINTSTGKVLCSFSSENSEAKDSMQEQDSNSVESVGFCNVLPLVAVAYLDGTLAIYDMNSQSLRHRCKHEVGIVHLQWEEASAVVSTCNLAGAVTLWDARSGIVMSEYRGHSAEILDFVLNREASVAVTAGGDHKAKVFCLQRPDR, from the exons atGATGGACAATCCTGAGGAAGATTCACTGCAACTGCACCAAGATGAAGAAATCATCGAGGTTATTGACCTCAATGATACAGAACAGACCGCAG AGGATCTGGCGGAGGAGCTTGAGGATGTAGATTTTGCAGATGCTGGAAATGCAGATGATGATGGATGGGAGACGGAGGATGAGATGGAGTCTGAGCAGGACGACAGTGAACTCACTTTCTCCAAACACACGG GTTCTGTCTTTTGCGTTAGTTTGGACCCAGTGACCAACAGTCTGGCTGTTACTGGTGGAGAGGATGACCGGGCGTTCGTGTGGAGTGTGTCTGATGGAGACGTGCTGTTTGAATGCACTG GTCACAAGGATTCTGTCACGTGTGCTGCGTTCAGCTGTGACTCAAAGCTGGTGGCGTCTGGTGATATGAGTGGCCTCATTAAAGTCTGGAAAGTGGAGAAGAAGGAAGAAATCTGGTCTTTTGAAGTTGGAGACCTGGAA TGGTTGGAGTGGCACCCCTGCGCTCCGGTGCTCCTGGCCGGCACAGCTGATGGAAACGTCTGGATGTGGAAGATCCCAAGCGGAGAGTGCAAAACGTTTCAAGGGCCAAACTGCCAGTCAACCAGTGGAAAGATCCTTCCTGATG GAAAGAGAGTAATTGTGGGCTACGAGGATGGAAGTTTACGTCTGTGGGACTTAAAACAAGGCAACACCATCTATGTTATCAAAG GTCATGACGGGCACCAGGGTCCTCTGACATCTCTGGCGTGTAATAAAGAGGGAACGCTGGTTCTGACCGGATCAGTGGACGGTCAGGCTAAACTCATCAACACATCTACAGGAAAG GTGTTATGTTCATTTTCCAGCGAAAACAGTGAAGCAAAAGACTCAATGCAGGAGCAGGATTCCAACTCTGTAGAATCTGTGGGATTTTGTAATGT GTTGCCTCTAGTCGCTGTTGCGTATCTGGATGGCACACTGGCCATTTATGATATGAATTCACAGAGCCTCAGACATCGGTGTAAACATGAG gttgGTATAGTCCACCTGCAGTGGGAAGAGGCATCTGCCGTGGTTTCCACTTGTAATCTGGCTGGTGCTGTCACTCTGTGGGACGCTAGATCGGGTATCGTGATGTCAGAGTATCGCGGACACTCTGCTGAGATCCTCGACTTTGTGCTGAACAG AGAGGCGTCAGTTGCCGTCACTGCCGGAGGAGACCATAAAGCCAAAGTCTTCTGTCTGCAGAGGCCCGACCGGTAG